In Capsicum annuum cultivar UCD-10X-F1 chromosome 7, UCD10Xv1.1, whole genome shotgun sequence, one genomic interval encodes:
- the LOC107877234 gene encoding dirigent protein 22: MASNPIKLSLIFILTIFITSEAELGQLKETNMTLYFQDWSGGPNATVLQITGHQDHGPLSFAKFGSVFVTDDPITEAFDKNSPEIARAQGIYVTSALDGKISHVLISIIFTNEEHNGSTLEIQGASPQFERVREVAIVGGTGKFRLARGYATFETIHFDLAIHHVVIQCNITILHY, from the coding sequence ATGGCATCAAATCCAATCAAGTTATCCCTCATTTTTATTCTAACAATTTTCATAACCTCAGAGGCTGAACTTGGCCAACTTAAAGAAACAAACATGACACTCTATTTTCAAGATTGGTCTGGTGGTCCAAATGCCACTGTGCTACAAATAACAGGTCATCAAGATCATGGTCCTTTGAGTTTTGCCAAGTTTGGTTCTGTTTTTGTTACTGATGATCCAATAACCGAAGCCTTCGATAAGAACTCACCAGAAATTGCTAGAGCTCAAGGCATATATGTTACGTCTGCATTAGATGGCAAAATTTCTCATGTgttaatttcaattatttttaccAATGAAGAACATAACGGCAGCACTTTGGAAATACAAGGTGCTAGTCCTCAATTTGAAAGAGTAAGAGAAGTGGCAATTGTTGGTGGTACTGGAAAATTTAGGCTTGCTCGTGGATATGCAACTTTTGAGACCATTCATTTTGATTTGGCAATTCATCATGTTGTTATTCAGTGCAATATTACCATTTTACACTACTGA
- the LOC107878219 gene encoding glycine-rich cell wall structural protein 1 — protein sequence MGSSSHKRVVGSLLVLIIFLELSAITFGDDKLEESKLSNNNGCRYGRRGCGGRGRRGGWGGRSGRGSVARGGLGGGGGGGGGGGGGGSGHGAGFGAGFGTAGGGGGGGGGGGTGGGSGYGGGFGFGGGNAGGGGGGGGGGGGAGGGSGYGSGFGAGGGLGGLGGPGIVGASSGGMGAGFGMGIGFGAGAGQGVGVGSGFGSGGGNNGRT from the coding sequence ATGGGTTCTTCTTCTCATAAGAGGGTTGTAGGGTCACTTCTTGTCTTGATCATTTTCTTGGAATTGAGTGCCATCACTTTTGGTGATGACAAGCTTGAAGAGTCGAAGTTGAGTAACAATAATGGTTGTAGATATGGTAGGAGAGGCTGTGGTGGACGTGGCAGACGTGGTGGATGGGGAGGACGTAGTGGACGTGGGTCAGTTGCTAGAGGGGGACTTGGAGGAGGTGGTGGAGGAGGAGGAGGTGGTGGAGGTGGAGGATCAGGTCATGGTGCTGGATTCGGAGCAGGATTTGGAACAGCAGGTGGTGggggaggtggtggtggtgggggagGTACTGGAGGTGGTTCTGGATATGGTGGAGGATTTGGATTCGGAGGTGGTAATGCTGGAGGAGGAGGAGGTGGTGGCGGTGGCGGTGGGGGAGCAGGAGGAGGGTCAGGCTATGGTAGTGGTTTTGGTGCGGGCGGAGGATTAGGAGGATTAGGAGGGCCAGGAATAGTAGGTGCAAGTAGTGGAGGAATGGGAGCCGGATTTGGAATGGGAATTGGTTTTGGAGCTGGAGCTGGTCAGGGTGTTGGCGTAGGGAGTGGgtttggtagtggtggtggtaatAATGGCCGAACATAA